The Mycobacteriales bacterium genome includes a region encoding these proteins:
- a CDS encoding SDR family oxidoreductase — MPPEPAAGPPVAVVTGGARGIGAAVAAGLRADGYAVATLDLLPADPPPGHLHLVADVADAGAVTAAVEQVADRYGRIDALVNNAGIIDVHAVHDTPEDVWDRVIAVNLKSVYLLSRAVIPRLPAGGSIVNIASVHALATVPRAAAYAASKGAVLALTRQMALDYYDAGIRVNAVVVGSVETEMSVRHGAGMARDGVRVAASGGAIGRTAEPAEVAEAVRFLVSPRASFVTGSPFVVDGGMLARLV, encoded by the coding sequence GTGCCGCCTGAGCCGGCCGCCGGACCGCCGGTCGCGGTGGTGACCGGCGGGGCCCGGGGGATCGGGGCGGCCGTCGCCGCCGGCCTGCGCGCGGACGGGTACGCGGTGGCCACCCTGGACCTGCTGCCGGCCGACCCGCCGCCGGGCCACCTGCACCTGGTCGCCGACGTCGCCGACGCCGGCGCGGTGACGGCCGCGGTGGAGCAGGTGGCCGACCGATACGGCCGGATCGACGCGCTGGTCAACAACGCCGGCATCATCGACGTGCACGCGGTGCACGACACCCCGGAGGATGTCTGGGACCGGGTGATCGCGGTGAACCTCAAGTCCGTCTACCTGCTGTCGCGGGCGGTGATCCCGCGGCTGCCGGCGGGCGGCAGCATCGTCAACATCGCATCCGTGCACGCGCTGGCCACCGTGCCGCGGGCGGCGGCGTACGCGGCCAGCAAGGGCGCCGTGCTGGCGCTGACCCGGCAGATGGCGCTGGATTACTACGACGCCGGGATCCGGGTCAACGCGGTCGTGGTCGGCAGCGTCGAGACCGAGATGTCGGTGCGGCACGGGGCGGGCATGGCCCGGGACGGCGTTCGGGTGGCCGCGTCGGGCGGCGCGATCGGCCGGACCGCGGAGCCGGCCGAGGTGGCCGAGGCGGTGCGGTTCCTGGTCTCGCCGCGGGCGTCGTTCGTCACCGGGTCGCCGTTCGTGGTGGACGGTGGGATGCTGGCCCGCCTCGTCTGA